TGTAATCGAAATGCTTTCAGAGAATGTTCATGTTATAGCAATAGATGCTCCAGGGCATGGCAAGTCCTTGTTTTATAATATCACAAAAAAAATAGTATTTTTTTCAGATGTTGGTGAACTTATAATTGATACATTGCAAAAGATTGGCATAGAAAAGTTTTATCTTTATGGATATTCAATGGGCGGAAGGATTGCCCAAAATATATGTATTAATTATTCATCACGAATAAAATCTTTAATTCTTGAGTCATCATCTTTTGGAATTTTTGACGAAATAGAGCGACAGAAAAGATATGAAATGGATTTAAGTCTTTTGAAGGACGTATATTCCCATAGCGATTTTTATAATTTTCTTAGGAAATGGCATGGTTTACCAATGTTTGCAAGTTTGAACTATTCTGATATTATGTATTTAATTAGCGCCAAAATGGAAAATAATTTAGACGAGCTTAAACAAGCCATAAAAATATTGAGTTGTGGAAATCATCCATTTTTTGCTGATCTTTTAAAAGATATTAACGTTCCAATCTTGTATTTGTACGGAGAAGATGATGAAAAATATACGGAAATAGGGATCGCTACTAATAAAATTATACCTTCTATAAAAATAATGCAATTTAATAATGCTTCTCACAATATACATATACAATTTCCAGAAAAA
This window of the Desulfobacterales bacterium genome carries:
- a CDS encoding alpha/beta fold hydrolase, translated to VIEMLSENVHVIAIDAPGHGKSLFYNITKKIVFFSDVGELIIDTLQKIGIEKFYLYGYSMGGRIAQNICINYSSRIKSLILESSSFGIFDEIERQKRYEMDLSLLKDVYSHSDFYNFLRKWHGLPMFASLNYSDIMYLISAKMENNLDELKQAIKILSCGNHPFFADLLKDINVPILYLYGEDDEKYTEIGIATNKIIPSIKIMQFNNASHNIHIQFPEKIVALINHEIHEIHEKR